Below is a genomic region from Desulfobacter sp..
GAAAGCCTATTGGGCCAAATATTATCAGGTGGCTTTTTTAAAAAACATGAAGGTGCTGCCGGGCCAGGACATCGGCCAGGCACGCATCAGCCTGGAACAGGGGTATGACCTTAATGAAACCTATTGCCTGGAATGCCATACCCTGCCGAATACTGCCTTTGTCTCTTTGCCCATTGCCCGTCTGGCCACCCCTTTCGCCCCCTGGGCCACCGAGTTCCATCTGGACCGGGTCATGTATTTTATTCATCTGGGTTTTGGCCTTGCCCTGGTCGGGCTGCTTCCCTTTTCCAGGATGTTTCACTTAATTGCCATTCCTCTGGCCTCTGTAAAAAAAAGAATGACGCTCAAGGACTTGGATGTGTGTATGGGATTTTTGGATTTGGCAGGATTGTCAGCCTGCACCCAGTGCGGACTCTGTACAAAGGTCTGTTCTGTATATCCGGATTACTAGGTGACTGAAAACGCCCAGATTCTGCCCCATGTCAAGATTGAGACTTTCACAAGGCTTGCCCGTAAGAAAGTGGTGGATGTTTCCGTTCTGGCCAGACTCCGGTCGGGCAATGACGACTGCACCCGGTGCGGGCGTTGCGCTGATATCTGTCCTTCGGGCATTGATCTTGTCAGGGTGTGGACCTGCGCTGATTATCTCATGGGCTGCCTGGGGTGCACGGATCATTATACTGCGGCCATGCACGCCTCTTTTGACCTGTGGACCGGTGGGGGCACGGAACCGGCCCGGAAAAAGGATGAGATGTCTGACCCGGCAAGTCCCTTGTCCGCTCTCATTGGCCAGGCAGATGCCTTTGAGCATTGTGTCCAATGTACGCTTTGCACCAATGCCTGTCCTGTGGTGTCCTATGACTTGTCTGAAAATGATCTGGGCCCCCACCAGGTCATGAACCTGCTCCGTCTTGGCAAAGCCTTTATGGCGTCCGGTTCGAAAATGGTATGGCATTGTTTGACCTGTTATCAATGCCAGGAGATTTGCCCCATGTCCATCCGGGTGACAGATATTCTTTTGGAACTTAGATGCCAAGGCCAGGAAAGGGCCCAGACCATTACCCTGGAAAGGCTTCGAGGGGAAAGCAAATGAGACTGGCCTATTTTCAAGGGTGCAAAATTTTATTTGACCTGAATTCATATGGAAAGGCTGTTGAACGTTTAATGGCACACCTGGGGGTGACCCTGGTAACCCTTGACTTTAACTGCTGCGGAAATCGGGCAAGGGGAAAGAATCTTGCCGCCTCTGTGCATGCGGCCGTAAGAAATATAGCCCTGGCCCAGGCCCGGGGCCTGGATATATTTACCCCGTGC
It encodes:
- a CDS encoding 4Fe-4S dicluster domain-containing protein, which translates into the protein MTENAQILPHVKIETFTRLARKKVVDVSVLARLRSGNDDCTRCGRCADICPSGIDLVRVWTCADYLMGCLGCTDHYTAAMHASFDLWTGGGTEPARKKDEMSDPASPLSALIGQADAFEHCVQCTLCTNACPVVSYDLSENDLGPHQVMNLLRLGKAFMASGSKMVWHCLTCYQCQEICPMSIRVTDILLELRCQGQERAQTITLERLRGESK